In Sphingomonas oryzagri, the genomic stretch AAGCCCTTGGCCAATTCGGCCGGGATCAGGTTGCGCAGCGACACGTCGTTGACGAGGCACACCAGCCGGATCGCTGCCAGCGCCTCCTCGCGGCTGGCGCCCTGCGGGACGTCGCCGACGATCACCGCGACCTCGCCCTCCATATCGCAACCCCAGGCTTCGTCGGCGAGCGGGATCGGGTCGCGCGGCGCTATGAAGCCGTCGGAGCCGCCCTGGTACATCAGCGGATCGCTCCAGAAGCTCTCGGGCAGTTCGGCGCCGCGCGCGCGGCGAACCAGCTCGACATGGTTCACATAGGCCGATCCGTCCGCCCACTGGTAGGCGCGGGGCAGGGGGGAGGCGGCGTTGTGTTCGCGGAAGCGCAGCATCGGGATGACCTCGTGCTGCAGGTCAGTCGCGAGATTGCGCAGCTCCGGCTCGGCATGCTCCCAATCGTCGAGCGCGGCCTGGAGCGTGGGTGCGATGTGCGTCGCGTCCGCGCAAAAGTGGAGATCGTCCGACACGACGACGAGGCGACCGTCGCGGCCACCCTTGAGCGATGCGAGCTTCAATGAACTCTCCCAACTGATATCAATTGTTACCACCTAACCCCTGGCGAGGCCTGGCGGCAACCCTTGTATCAGGCGGACGCGAGTCGGCGAGCCTCGCTCCAGTGCGTACCGACCAATTCGGTGGCACGCTCGAACGGAACCGGGCGACCGAACAGGTAACCCTGCATCTGGTGGCAGCCGAGATCCGCCATGCGGCGCCAGTCGTCCTGCGTTTCGACGCCCTCGGCCGTGATCGTCATGCCGAAGCAATTGGCGAGCGTGACGATCGCCTGGATGATCGAAACAGTCTCCGAGCGGGTGGCGGCGCCGCGCACGAAGCTGCCGTCGATCTTCAGCTTGTTGAAGATCGTGCGGTTCAGATAGCCGAGCGACGAATAGCCGGTGCCGAAATCGTCGAGCGCGATGCGGACGCCGAGCGCTCGCAGGCGGCGCAGGACGTCGAGCGAGCCTTCCGAATCCTGCAGGAAGACGCTCTCCGTGACTTCCAGCTCCAGCCGGTTGGCGGCGAGCTTGGCGCGGGACAGCGCGTCGGAGATCATCGCGGGCAAGCCCGGCGATCCGAGCTGGATCGGCGAGAGGTTGACGGCCACGCTGATCGGCGAGGGCCATTGCGCGCAGTCGCGGATCGCGGTGCGGGCGACCCACTCGCCCATCTCGTGGATCAGGCCGATCTCCTCGGCCAGCGGCACGAATTCGGCGGGGCTGACGAAGCCGCGCACCGGGTGCTGCCAGCGGATCAGCGCCTCGAAGCCCTTCACCTCCTGGGTCTGGGCGTCGATCAGCGGCTGGTAGAACAGGCGGAACTGGTTGAGCTGGAGCGCGAGGCGCAGGTCATGCTCCAGGCGCAGCCGATTCTCGGCCTCGGTCTGCATGCTGCGCTCGAACTGGCGATAGGTGCCGCGCCCGGCCGCCTTCGCCTCGTAGAGTGCGAGATCGGATTTCTTGACGAGATCGTCCACCGTGTCGCCGTCGACCGGGCCGAACGCGCCGCCGATCGAGACGCCGATGCGCACAGACACGCCGTCCAGCACATAGGGTTCGGAAACCTGCGCGATCAGTGAGTCCGCCAGTTCGCCCACTGCCTTGCGGTTCTGCGCATCGTGCAGCACGACGCCGAATTCGTCACCGCCGAGCCGACCGACGATGCCGTGATTGCCGATTTGCGCGACCAGCCGCTCGGCGACGGTCTTGAGTACCGCGTCGCCCTTGGGATGGCCGAACGT encodes the following:
- a CDS encoding fumarylacetoacetate hydrolase family protein; the protein is MKLASLKGGRDGRLVVVSDDLHFCADATHIAPTLQAALDDWEHAEPELRNLATDLQHEVIPMLRFREHNAASPLPRAYQWADGSAYVNHVELVRRARGAELPESFWSDPLMYQGGSDGFIAPRDPIPLADEAWGCDMEGEVAVIVGDVPQGASREEALAAIRLVCLVNDVSLRNLIPAELAKGFGFFQSKPASALSPVTVTPDALGDAWKDGKLHVPLLVHLNGEEFGKADAGVDMTFDFGTLVAHAAKTRALSAGTIVGSGTVSNRDADGGPGKPVKDGGLGYSCIAEVRMIETIRDGQPSTPFLRAGDVVRIEMKDAHGHSIFGAIEQEVGA